In the genome of Bordetella avium, the window ACTGGCCTTGGCAGGCCTGGGAAGCCTAGGGCTACCCGCCCAAGCAAACGGCATTTCCAATGACGTCATCCGTATCGGCTTCATCACCGATATGTCGGGCGTGTATTCCGACATCGACGGCAAGGCTGGTGTCGAGGCCATCCGCATGGCGATCGAGGATGCAGGGGGCAATATCAACGGCAAGAAAATCGAGTTGCTGACGGCCGATCACCAGAACAAGGCCGACGTGGCGTCGGCGCGCGCCCGCGAGTGGTTCGATCAGCAGCATCTCGACGTGCTGATCGGCGGCACCAATTCGGCAACCAGCCTGGCCATGGCGCAAGTCGCCGCCGAAAAGAAAAAGCCCTTCATCGCGGTGGGCGCGGGCGCATCGGATCTCACCAACGCCCAGTGCTCGCCTTACACCGTTCATTACGCCTACGACACCGTCGCGCTGGCGCGCGGTACCGGCTCGGCCGTCGTGAAAGACGGCGGGAAAAGTTGGTTTTTCCTGACTGCCGACTATGCTTTCGGGCACGCCCTGGAGCGCGATACCGCCAATGTCGTGAAGGCCTCTAGCGGCGAGGTCAAAGGCCAGGTTCGCGCTCCCTTGGGCGCATCGGATTTCTCATCTTTCCTGTTGCAGGCGCAAAGCTCTAAAGCGCAGATTCTTGGTCTGGCCAATGCCGGCGGCGATACGATCAACGCGATCAAGGCGGCAAACGAATTCGGCATCACCAACGCCATGAAAATGGCCGGCCTGCTGGTCTTCATCAACGACATCCACTCGCTCGGCCTGGACGCCACCAAAGGCATGTATCTGACCGACGGCTGGTACTGGGATCAATCAGATGACGCCCGCGCCTGGTCCAAGCGCTTCGAAGATCGCGTCAAGCGCAAACCCTCGATGTTGCAGGCGGGGGATTACTCTGCCGCCAAGTTCTACCTGGATGCCGTGAAAGCCACCGGCACCGACGATGCCGACAGCATC includes:
- a CDS encoding ABC transporter substrate-binding protein, encoding MKLRIITAALALAGLGSLGLPAQANGISNDVIRIGFITDMSGVYSDIDGKAGVEAIRMAIEDAGGNINGKKIELLTADHQNKADVASARAREWFDQQHLDVLIGGTNSATSLAMAQVAAEKKKPFIAVGAGASDLTNAQCSPYTVHYAYDTVALARGTGSAVVKDGGKSWFFLTADYAFGHALERDTANVVKASSGEVKGQVRAPLGASDFSSFLLQAQSSKAQILGLANAGGDTINAIKAANEFGITNAMKMAGLLVFINDIHSLGLDATKGMYLTDGWYWDQSDDARAWSKRFEDRVKRKPSMLQAGDYSAAKFYLDAVKATGTDDADSIMKWMKSNKINDFFAKNGQVREDGRMVHDMYLMQVKTPAESKGPWDYYKVVATLPGDEVYTKLSESTCKLLKK